In Saccharothrix syringae, the following are encoded in one genomic region:
- a CDS encoding family 2B encapsulin nanocompartment shell protein has translation MTVIEPGLVPEEAEHQRQSLGTAAARNLASTTKSTPQMQGISPRWLLRKLPWVATQAGTYRVNRRLTYAVGDGRVSFISTGADIRVIPQELRELPLLRDFPDDDVLVALAERFQQREYQPGEALVESGNRADEVFLIAHGKVQKIGRGEYGAQTVLDTMADGEHFGDEVLTGAEAEWEYTARAVTPVIALVLPWQSVQQLNGRTDALRAHVDAVVRGAAKPQNKHGEADIEIASGHDGEPDLPATFVDYELAPREYELEVAQTVLRVHTRVSDLYNHPMNQTEQQLRLTIEALRERQEHEMINNRRIGLLHNADLKQRIHTRSGPPTPDDLDDLISRRRKTRFMLAHPRTIAAFGREASKRGLYPGTTDVEGTRVTTWRGVPLLPTDKIPISKHGTSSIIAMRVGEEDGGVVGLHQPGIPDEVQPSLNARFMGIDEKAIASYLVSAYYSVAVLVPDALGVLEHVEIGRS, from the coding sequence GTGACCGTGATCGAACCCGGCCTCGTCCCCGAGGAGGCCGAGCACCAGCGGCAGAGCCTGGGCACCGCCGCGGCGCGGAACCTCGCCAGCACGACCAAGTCGACCCCGCAGATGCAGGGCATCTCACCGCGGTGGCTGCTGCGGAAGCTGCCCTGGGTCGCGACCCAGGCGGGCACCTACCGGGTGAACCGCCGCCTGACCTACGCCGTCGGCGACGGGCGGGTGAGCTTCATCAGCACCGGCGCCGACATCCGGGTCATCCCGCAGGAGCTGCGGGAACTCCCCCTGCTGCGCGATTTCCCCGACGACGACGTGCTGGTCGCGCTGGCCGAGCGGTTCCAGCAGCGCGAGTACCAGCCCGGCGAGGCGCTCGTCGAGTCGGGCAACCGGGCCGACGAGGTCTTCCTCATCGCCCACGGCAAGGTGCAGAAGATCGGGCGCGGCGAGTACGGCGCCCAGACCGTGCTCGACACCATGGCCGACGGCGAGCACTTCGGCGACGAGGTGCTGACCGGCGCCGAGGCCGAGTGGGAGTACACCGCGCGGGCGGTCACCCCGGTGATCGCCCTGGTCCTGCCGTGGCAGTCGGTGCAGCAGCTCAACGGCCGCACCGACGCGCTGCGCGCGCACGTCGACGCGGTGGTGCGCGGCGCGGCCAAGCCGCAGAACAAGCACGGCGAGGCGGACATCGAGATCGCCTCGGGCCACGACGGCGAACCGGACCTGCCCGCGACGTTCGTGGACTACGAGCTGGCACCTCGGGAGTACGAGCTGGAGGTCGCCCAGACCGTCCTGCGCGTCCACACCCGGGTGTCCGACCTCTACAACCACCCGATGAACCAGACCGAGCAGCAGCTCCGCCTGACCATCGAAGCGCTCCGCGAACGCCAGGAGCACGAGATGATCAACAACCGGCGCATCGGGCTGCTGCACAACGCCGATCTCAAGCAGCGCATCCACACCCGCAGCGGCCCGCCGACCCCGGACGACCTGGACGACCTGATCTCCAGGCGGCGCAAGACGCGGTTCATGCTGGCCCACCCGCGCACCATCGCGGCGTTCGGGCGCGAGGCGAGCAAGCGCGGCCTCTACCCCGGCACGACCGACGTCGAGGGCACGCGGGTGACCACGTGGCGCGGCGTCCCGCTGCTGCCGACCGACAAGATCCCGATCAGCAAGCACGGCACCAGCTCGATCATCGCCATGCGCGTCGGCGAGGAGGACGGCGGCGTCGTCGGCCTGCACCAGCCCGGCATCCCCGACGAGGTGCAGCCGAGCCTGAACGCGCGGTTCATGGGCATCGACGAGAAGGCGATCGCCTCGTACCTGGTCAGCGCGTACTACTCGGTGGCCGTGCTGGTGCCGGACGCGCTCGGCGTCCTGGAGCACGTCGAGATCGGCCGGTCGTAG